Proteins encoded in a region of the Campylobacter geochelonis genome:
- a CDS encoding CoA-binding protein, with product MKSILQNAKTIAIVGLSPDQSKPSHKVAKYMQEKGYKIYPIYPKFDTILDEKVYRNLSDIKDEIDIVVMFRKGEFADVLVDEVIEKGAKTFWLQLDITNENAKEKALKNGLNFIQDKCIMIEHMRYFN from the coding sequence ATGAAAAGCATTTTGCAAAATGCAAAAACCATCGCTATTGTGGGCTTAAGCCCAGACCAAAGCAAACCAAGCCATAAAGTGGCTAAATATATGCAAGAAAAAGGGTATAAAATTTATCCAATTTATCCTAAATTTGATACAATTTTAGATGAGAAAGTTTATAGAAATTTAAGTGATATAAAAGATGAGATTGATATAGTTGTGATGTTTAGAAAAGGCGAATTTGCCGATGTTTTGGTTGATGAAGTTATAGAAAAAGGCGCAAAAACTTTTTGGCTTCAGCTTGATATAACAAATGAAAACGCTAAAGAAAAAGCCCTAAAAAACGGACTAAATTTTATCCAAGATAAGTGCATTATGATAGAACATATGAGATATTTTAACTGA
- a CDS encoding SDR family NAD(P)-dependent oxidoreductase: MNKTAFITGATSGFGEASAKALARDGYNIIILGRRKDRLEKLANELKPTKTHIIKADVRDKDAILSAVEALPEEFKRIEILVNNAGLALGQEKVLDASLDDFETMIDTNIKGLLYVTKAVLPIMSAQKSGYIFNIGSIAGNWPYPGGNVYGATKAFVKQFSFNLRNDIKGTNIRVTNIEPGIAKTEFSLVRFKGDEAKSEAVYDGTKYLVADDIARIISDCAKMPAHVNINSLEVMATTQTWAGFAFER, from the coding sequence ATGAATAAAACAGCGTTTATAACAGGTGCAACTTCAGGTTTTGGTGAGGCTAGCGCAAAGGCTTTAGCGCGCGATGGATACAATATCATCATTTTAGGTAGGCGAAAAGATAGGCTTGAAAAACTTGCAAATGAGTTAAAACCTACAAAAACTCATATTATCAAAGCTGATGTTAGAGATAAAGATGCGATTTTAAGCGCTGTTGAGGCTTTGCCAGAAGAATTTAAACGTATAGAAATTTTAGTAAATAACGCAGGATTGGCTCTTGGTCAAGAAAAAGTTCTTGATGCAAGTTTAGATGACTTTGAAACGATGATTGATACAAATATAAAAGGGCTTTTATACGTTACAAAGGCAGTTTTACCGATAATGAGCGCGCAAAAATCAGGCTATATTTTTAACATCGGCTCAATTGCTGGAAACTGGCCATATCCTGGTGGCAACGTTTATGGCGCTACAAAGGCGTTTGTAAAGCAGTTTAGCTTTAATTTGCGAAATGATATAAAAGGGACAAATATCCGCGTTACAAATATCGAACCAGGTATCGCAAAAACTGAATTTAGTCTTGTGAGATTTAAAGGCGATGAGGCAAAAAGCGAGGCTGTTTATGATGGGACAAAATACCTTGTAGCTGATGATATCGCGCGTATTATAAGTGATTGTGCTAAGATGCCAGCTCATGTAAATATAAACTCGCTTGAAGTCATGGCGACAACGCAGACTTGGGCTGGGTTTGCTTTTGAAAGATAG
- the trmA gene encoding tRNA (uridine(54)-C5)-methyltransferase TrmA: MECKFTNLCGSCTLNLTYDEQKAYKLEKIRSKFKEFYGGEIEFFNSNQKHYRTRAEFGLYHENDELSYTMNGKSQKYLKIDQCPKVDIKIANLMPNLLKKLKENQALKHKIFGVEFIATKDEILVILLYHKDILSIEKELLNLKKELEINLIARSRGKKLVFGSDTLRDTLVVDGREFYYQFGDGAFIQPNKMVNEKMISWARGCVSDDKSNELFEMYCGHGNFTIPLSAKFKKVLANEISKSSIKNALKNCELNGVENIKFVRMSSEEIIEAFNGREFVRLKGIDINEYKFSHILVDPPRAGLEKSVMEFMKNYENIIYISCNPDTLRENLTTLCKTHKVVKFALFDQFAHTEHVECGVLLEKQ; encoded by the coding sequence TTGGAGTGTAAATTTACTAACTTGTGCGGAAGCTGCACGCTAAATTTAACTTACGATGAGCAAAAAGCTTATAAATTAGAAAAAATTAGGTCTAAATTTAAAGAGTTTTATGGCGGCGAAATAGAGTTTTTCAACTCAAACCAAAAGCACTATAGAACGCGCGCTGAGTTTGGCTTGTATCACGAAAACGATGAGCTAAGCTATACGATGAATGGCAAATCGCAAAAATATCTAAAGATAGATCAATGCCCAAAAGTTGATATAAAAATTGCAAATTTAATGCCAAATTTGCTTAAAAAACTAAAAGAAAATCAAGCGTTAAAACACAAAATTTTTGGCGTAGAATTTATAGCGACAAAAGATGAAATTTTGGTTATTTTGCTATATCATAAGGATATTTTAAGTATAGAGAAAGAGCTTTTAAATTTAAAAAAAGAGCTTGAAATAAACCTTATAGCAAGATCGCGCGGTAAAAAGCTAGTTTTTGGAAGTGATACTTTGCGCGATACTTTGGTGGTTGATGGACGTGAGTTTTACTATCAGTTTGGAGATGGTGCGTTTATCCAACCAAACAAAATGGTAAATGAAAAGATGATAAGTTGGGCTAGAGGTTGCGTTAGTGATGATAAATCTAATGAGCTTTTTGAGATGTATTGTGGACATGGAAATTTTACGATTCCACTTAGTGCTAAGTTTAAAAAAGTTTTAGCAAACGAGATAAGTAAAAGTTCGATTAAAAATGCGCTTAAAAACTGCGAGTTAAACGGCGTGGAAAATATCAAATTTGTCCGTATGTCAAGCGAAGAAATCATCGAAGCTTTTAACGGACGTGAGTTTGTACGCTTAAAAGGTATAGATATAAATGAGTATAAATTTAGCCATATCTTAGTTGATCCGCCTCGCGCGGGACTTGAAAAAAGCGTTATGGAATTTATGAAAAACTATGAAAATATCATCTATATATCCTGTAATCCAGATACTCTGCGCGAAAATTTAACCACGCTTTGCAAAACCCATAAGGTGGTAAAATTCGCTCTTTTTGACCAGTTTGCGCATACTGAACATGTGGAGTGCGGAGTGTTGTTAGAAAAGCAATAG
- a CDS encoding bifunctional aconitate hydratase 2/2-methylisocitrate dehydratase codes for MSFFTEYEKHAKERTALGIPPLPLNADQTEQVCKLLKNGDSRSDELVNLLETRVNPGVDDAAKVKAEFLNEILNHGLKVESISKEKAISMLKTMLGGYNVIVLIACLKSSDESVAKEASEALKDIIFVHDYFNDVAELSKTNKFALDVLNSWAKAEWFIKKPAIKEKIEAVVFKVPGETNTDDLSPASEAFSRSDIPLHALAMLGKRQENALADIQRLRKTGKSVAYVGDVVGTGSSRKSGINSIQWHMGEEIDGVPNKKTGGIIIGSTIAPIFFNTAEDSGALPIIANVDGLEMGDEIEIYPYKGEIVKNGKVISFSLTPNTISDEVRAGGRIPLIIGRSLAQKAREALNLGAEDIFTKPEQPASSANEGYTLAQKMVGRACGVGGVRAGMYVEPITLTVGSQDTTGPMTRDEIKELASLGFGADFVLQSFCHTAAYPKPSDAILHKTLPNFMSSRGGVALRPGDGVIHSWLNRMVLPDTVGTGGDSHTRFPIGISFPAGSGLVAFAAVLGAMPLNMPESILVRFKGQMQPGITLRDLVNAIPYYAIKMGLLTVEKKNKKNIFAGKVLEIEGLSDLKVEQAFELSDASAERSAAACAVALNKEPVIEYIKSNIVLIDAMVKDGYECSKTLLRRKEKMEKWLENPTLLKADKNAKYSQIIEIDMNEIKEPILACPNDPDDVATLSEILADSNRPKNIDEVFVGSCMTNIGHYRALGEVLKGEGQVPVRLWVVPPTKMDEAQLRDEGYYALFGAAGARTEVPGCSLCMGNQARVADNAVVFSTSTRNFDNRMGMGAKVYLGSAELAAVCAMLGRLPSVEEYLQIVPKKLAGKEEAVYKYLNFDKIKGYKLGSGLV; via the coding sequence ATGAGTTTTTTTACAGAGTATGAGAAACACGCAAAAGAGCGAACAGCTCTTGGTATCCCACCGCTTCCGTTAAATGCAGATCAGACTGAGCAAGTCTGTAAGTTGCTTAAAAATGGCGATTCGCGTTCAGATGAGTTAGTAAATTTACTAGAAACTCGCGTAAATCCAGGTGTTGATGATGCTGCAAAGGTCAAAGCTGAGTTTTTAAACGAGATTTTAAATCATGGGTTAAAAGTTGAGTCTATAAGCAAAGAAAAAGCAATTTCTATGCTTAAAACCATGCTTGGCGGATACAATGTCATAGTCTTAATCGCATGTTTAAAAAGTAGCGATGAGAGCGTTGCAAAAGAGGCTAGTGAGGCGTTAAAAGATATAATTTTTGTGCATGATTATTTTAATGATGTAGCAGAACTTTCTAAAACAAACAAATTTGCCCTCGATGTGCTAAATTCGTGGGCTAAGGCAGAGTGGTTTATAAAAAAACCAGCTATTAAAGAAAAAATCGAAGCTGTAGTTTTTAAAGTCCCAGGAGAGACAAATACAGATGATTTAAGCCCTGCAAGCGAGGCATTTAGCCGTTCAGACATACCACTTCACGCACTAGCAATGCTTGGAAAAAGACAAGAAAATGCACTAGCTGACATTCAAAGACTTAGAAAAACAGGCAAAAGTGTTGCTTATGTAGGCGATGTGGTTGGAACTGGAAGTAGTCGAAAAAGCGGTATAAACTCGATTCAATGGCATATGGGTGAAGAGATTGATGGTGTGCCAAACAAAAAAACAGGCGGTATTATCATAGGTTCAACAATCGCTCCTATTTTCTTTAACACAGCCGAAGATAGCGGTGCGTTGCCAATAATTGCCAATGTCGATGGGCTTGAAATGGGCGATGAGATTGAAATTTATCCATATAAAGGCGAGATTGTAAAAAACGGAAAAGTTATATCTTTTAGTCTTACACCAAACACAATCAGCGATGAAGTTAGAGCTGGTGGGCGAATTCCACTTATCATCGGTCGCTCTCTTGCGCAAAAAGCTAGAGAGGCGCTAAATTTAGGTGCTGAAGATATCTTTACCAAACCAGAACAACCAGCAAGTAGCGCAAACGAAGGCTATACTCTAGCTCAAAAAATGGTAGGAAGAGCTTGTGGTGTTGGGGGCGTAAGAGCCGGTATGTATGTCGAGCCAATCACGCTAACTGTAGGCTCGCAAGACACAACAGGACCTATGACAAGAGATGAAATTAAAGAGCTTGCAAGCTTAGGCTTTGGCGCTGATTTTGTTCTTCAAAGCTTTTGTCATACAGCAGCATATCCAAAACCAAGCGATGCGATTTTACATAAAACTTTGCCAAATTTTATGAGTAGTCGTGGTGGCGTAGCACTTCGCCCAGGAGATGGTGTAATCCACTCATGGCTTAACAGAATGGTACTTCCTGATACAGTCGGCACTGGAGGAGATTCGCACACTAGATTTCCAATCGGCATAAGTTTTCCAGCTGGTTCTGGACTTGTTGCGTTTGCTGCGGTTTTAGGTGCAATGCCACTTAATATGCCAGAGTCGATTTTAGTCAGATTTAAAGGCCAGATGCAACCAGGAATCACGCTAAGAGATTTGGTAAATGCGATACCTTATTACGCCATTAAAATGGGACTTTTAACAGTTGAAAAGAAAAACAAAAAGAATATTTTTGCAGGAAAAGTACTTGAAATCGAGGGTTTGAGTGATCTTAAGGTCGAGCAAGCATTTGAGCTAAGTGATGCTTCAGCTGAAAGAAGCGCAGCAGCGTGCGCCGTCGCACTTAATAAAGAGCCGGTTATCGAATATATTAAATCAAACATAGTTTTAATCGATGCTATGGTAAAAGATGGCTATGAATGCTCTAAAACGCTACTTCGCCGTAAAGAAAAGATGGAAAAATGGTTAGAAAATCCAACTCTTTTAAAAGCCGATAAAAACGCAAAATACTCTCAAATCATCGAAATTGATATGAATGAGATAAAAGAGCCGATTTTGGCATGTCCAAACGATCCTGATGATGTGGCGACTTTGAGTGAAATTTTGGCTGATTCAAATCGCCCTAAAAACATAGATGAAGTTTTTGTTGGAAGCTGTATGACAAATATCGGGCATTACAGAGCTTTAGGTGAAGTTTTAAAAGGCGAGGGTCAAGTGCCGGTTCGCTTGTGGGTCGTGCCGCCAACTAAAATGGATGAAGCGCAACTTAGAGATGAGGGCTACTACGCACTTTTTGGAGCAGCAGGAGCTAGAACGGAAGTTCCAGGATGCTCACTTTGTATGGGAAATCAAGCAAGAGTAGCTGATAATGCGGTTGTGTTTTCAACCTCAACTAGAAACTTTGATAACCGCATGGGAATGGGTGCAAAAGTCTATCTAGGAAGTGCAGAATTAGCTGCGGTTTGTGCTATGCTAGGGCGTTTGCCAAGCGTTGAGGAATACTTACAAATCGTTCCTAAAAAACTAGCCGGTAAAGAAGAAGCAGTTTATAAATACCTAAATTTTGATAAAATTAAAGGGTATAAACTAGGCTCTGGCTTAGTTTAA
- a CDS encoding ankyrin repeat domain-containing protein → MRFIVAILSLSIFLMADICSDIKANPNAFFSNPLNLASIDKNFKCGYMFENLQNLENTTMQIRGVSIDCDGNSAIEYQNSFKQLIAKALLAPEIYKRGLNDAKTSDEIVNKNRDYFQIWASESLYNFLKQGEFNSYYQVGVPMLVDYYKDEFGYDEASAIFYANRVANEYLGAAVGSRKDKFSFSELDKIMLNKNSDDNMLIEYLFVKKPDLSELNSALKIAILENRSIRFLEILLDYGAEINSGYESALFFSLKNLAIVKFLLQNGADINYKNAFGKTALFYAVEFKDENLVNLLIENGADVNAKIISSYQKMALVSTTGGLPFELCALNHTSKSLLMHAAKYSNLKIVKTLIKNGAKIDDIDDIGFNLADFAALNDDKNVLNYIRTLGINESKKTGDQDE, encoded by the coding sequence ATGAGGTTTATCGTTGCGATTTTATCTTTGTCTATCTTCTTGATGGCTGATATTTGTAGCGATATCAAAGCCAACCCAAATGCGTTTTTTTCAAATCCACTAAATTTAGCTTCCATAGATAAAAATTTCAAATGCGGATATATGTTTGAAAATTTACAAAATTTAGAAAACACAACTATGCAAATTCGTGGCGTTAGTATTGATTGTGATGGAAATAGCGCTATAGAGTATCAAAACAGCTTCAAGCAACTTATCGCAAAAGCACTTCTTGCTCCTGAAATTTACAAACGCGGACTAAATGATGCTAAAACTAGTGATGAGATTGTAAATAAAAACCGAGATTATTTCCAAATTTGGGCTAGTGAGAGCTTATATAACTTCTTAAAACAAGGTGAGTTTAACTCATACTATCAAGTTGGTGTTCCTATGCTGGTTGATTACTATAAAGATGAGTTTGGTTATGACGAAGCAAGTGCTATTTTTTACGCAAACCGCGTTGCAAACGAGTATTTAGGTGCAGCAGTTGGAAGTAGAAAAGATAAATTTAGCTTTAGCGAGCTTGATAAAATCATGCTTAACAAAAACTCAGATGATAATATGCTAATCGAGTATCTTTTTGTTAAAAAACCAGACCTATCAGAGCTAAATAGTGCGCTTAAAATCGCGATTTTAGAAAATAGAAGCATTAGGTTTTTAGAAATTTTGCTGGATTATGGTGCAGAGATAAACTCTGGTTATGAAAGCGCACTGTTTTTCTCGCTTAAAAATCTTGCTATAGTGAAATTTTTGCTACAAAATGGGGCTGATATAAACTATAAAAACGCCTTTGGAAAGACTGCGCTTTTTTATGCGGTTGAGTTTAAAGATGAAAATTTAGTAAATTTGCTTATAGAAAATGGCGCAGATGTAAATGCTAAAATCATCTCAAGCTACCAAAAGATGGCGCTTGTTTCGACTACTGGAGGCTTGCCATTTGAGCTTTGCGCGCTTAATCACACCTCAAAATCACTTCTAATGCACGCAGCCAAGTATTCAAATTTAAAGATAGTAAAAACGCTTATAAAAAATGGCGCAAAAATCGATGATATAGATGATATAGGCTTTAACTTAGCTGATTTTGCTGCGCTTAATGATGATAAAAATGTCTTAAACTATATCCGAACTTTAGGGATAAATGAGAGTAAAAAAACAGGAGATCAAGATGAATAA